The following proteins are co-located in the Candidatus Krumholzibacteriia bacterium genome:
- a CDS encoding dihydrofolate reductase family protein: protein MRDVTYFVAASLDGFIARLDESINWLFMDDDYGFDEFYRSVDTVVMGRRTFEISLNFIEYPYAGKRAHVFSRTLQSSPHPDAEVTREDPARVVKKLKSQPGGRIWVVGGGGVASALMQAGLIDELVVTIHPITLGQGVPLFERHGTEQRWALYASRVFHNGLLQATWRRTPREAA, encoded by the coding sequence GGCTTCATCGCCCGTCTCGACGAGTCCATCAACTGGCTCTTCATGGACGACGACTACGGCTTCGACGAGTTCTACCGCAGCGTGGATACCGTCGTGATGGGGCGGCGCACCTTCGAGATCTCGCTCAACTTCATCGAATACCCGTACGCCGGCAAGCGCGCGCACGTGTTCTCGCGCACGCTTCAATCGTCCCCCCACCCCGATGCCGAAGTAACCCGCGAGGACCCGGCGCGCGTGGTCAAGAAGCTGAAGTCCCAGCCCGGCGGGCGCATCTGGGTGGTGGGCGGTGGCGGGGTGGCCTCGGCGCTCATGCAGGCGGGGCTTATCGACGAACTGGTGGTCACCATCCACCCCATCACCCTGGGTCAGGGGGTGCCGCTCTTCGAACGCCACGGCACCGAGCAGCGCTGGGCACTGTACGCGTCCCGGGTTTTCCACAACGGCCTCCTCCAGGCCACCTGGCGGCGCACCCCGCGGGAAGCCGCCTAG
- a CDS encoding single-stranded DNA-binding protein encodes MSGVNKVIIIGNLGADPTVRYTAGGAPVANFNVATSERFNNKAGEREERTEWHRVVAFGKLAEICEKYLKKGKQVYVEGRLQTRSWDDPSGQKKYMTEIVANNMQMLGRVGETGGADYSQDYGNNNEPAPQGAGSGGTEDDDLPF; translated from the coding sequence ATGAGCGGGGTGAACAAGGTCATCATCATCGGCAATCTCGGCGCCGACCCGACGGTGCGCTACACCGCGGGCGGAGCGCCGGTTGCGAACTTCAACGTCGCCACCTCGGAGCGTTTCAACAACAAGGCGGGCGAGCGCGAGGAGCGCACCGAATGGCACCGCGTGGTTGCGTTCGGCAAGCTCGCGGAGATCTGCGAGAAGTACCTCAAGAAGGGCAAGCAGGTCTACGTGGAGGGCCGCCTGCAGACGCGCTCCTGGGACGACCCGTCGGGGCAGAAGAAGTACATGACCGAGATCGTCGCCAACAACATGCAGATGCTGGGGCGTGTGGGCGAAACCGGTGGCGCCGACTACTCCCAGGACTACGGCAACAACAACGAGCCGGCGCCGCAGGGCGCGGGTTCGGGCGGCACCGAGGACGACGACCTGCCGTTCTAA
- a CDS encoding choice-of-anchor J domain-containing protein, translated as MRALLAFLLVLFGAGFVLAAPSLDEGFEGATFPPPGWTTVTAGLPVPHAWHRTTDPAYRGSGRASAYVGSGSPGPIDEWLITPVVMLTAGDRTLKFSWSGNTHWSSALDASLNIRAAGTTDWMPLWSITGNESPADPFVYRERFVDLSAWTGQRVQFGCRVVGTNGASFGLDDVAVGDFAPAGELLFPVNTPCAPVSGHPNPWRVVAVREPWADDVPFETRTPSLRTPTDRNYAPGPDSLVARVVIVQNKGYVEIENPATGRSERLLGTYGSLPRWSPDGRYITCVVWKSTREPHQLAVVDVATRAEIPVGIRASGTETKWSPDSRMIAVSGMLYTSPRYVLYAVSIPEGTVTVVDSLDEFASHEFSWSPDSRWIAFSRPTRADGHYGTTAADLWIADATTGESWCILRAPEWVESDPLWITNRSLQVNRVRWIDEGPNQEQRVVVELMYAGDSRR; from the coding sequence ATGAGGGCCCTCCTTGCATTTCTGCTGGTGCTGTTCGGCGCCGGTTTCGTACTTGCCGCTCCGTCGCTCGATGAGGGGTTCGAGGGCGCGACCTTCCCCCCGCCGGGATGGACGACAGTGACCGCCGGCCTGCCGGTTCCGCACGCGTGGCACCGGACCACCGACCCGGCTTATCGGGGCAGCGGGCGGGCCTCGGCCTACGTTGGTTCCGGTTCACCGGGTCCCATCGACGAATGGCTCATCACCCCCGTCGTCATGCTCACGGCGGGCGATAGGACGCTGAAATTCTCCTGGTCCGGGAATACACACTGGTCAAGCGCCCTCGATGCGTCGCTGAACATCCGCGCAGCGGGAACAACGGACTGGATGCCGCTCTGGTCCATCACCGGCAACGAGTCGCCGGCGGATCCGTTCGTGTACCGGGAGCGCTTCGTCGATCTGTCGGCGTGGACGGGCCAGCGCGTGCAGTTCGGGTGTCGGGTGGTGGGCACGAACGGCGCCAGCTTCGGGCTGGACGACGTGGCGGTCGGAGACTTCGCGCCCGCCGGCGAACTTCTGTTCCCGGTGAACACACCGTGCGCGCCGGTGTCCGGTCACCCGAATCCATGGCGCGTCGTGGCGGTCCGGGAGCCGTGGGCCGATGACGTCCCCTTCGAAACCAGGACCCCTTCTCTCCGGACACCGACGGACCGCAACTACGCACCCGGGCCGGACTCGCTGGTGGCGCGCGTCGTCATCGTCCAGAACAAAGGATACGTCGAGATCGAGAATCCCGCGACCGGCCGGTCCGAGCGGCTTCTCGGCACGTACGGTTCACTCCCGCGATGGTCGCCGGACGGTCGGTACATAACCTGTGTCGTATGGAAGTCAACGCGCGAACCCCACCAGCTTGCCGTGGTGGATGTTGCGACCCGGGCCGAGATACCGGTCGGCATCCGCGCGTCGGGGACGGAGACGAAATGGTCTCCAGACTCCCGAATGATCGCGGTATCCGGCATGTTATACACCAGTCCCCGGTACGTACTGTACGCGGTTTCTATTCCCGAAGGCACCGTTACCGTTGTGGACTCGCTCGACGAGTTCGCGAGCCACGAGTTCTCGTGGAGCCCCGATAGCCGCTGGATCGCGTTCTCGCGTCCCACACGCGCCGATGGCCACTATGGAACCACCGCGGCCGATCTGTGGATCGCGGACGCCACAACGGGGGAGTCGTGGTGCATCCTCCGTGCGCCCGAGTGGGTCGAGTCGGATCCGCTGTGGATCACGAACCGGTCCCTTCAGGTCAACCGCGTCCGCTGGATTGACGAAGGCCCCAACCAGGAGCAGCGCGTGGTGGTGGAGCTGATGTACGCGGGGGACTCGCGCCGCTAG